A region of the Sphingomonas sp. S2-65 genome:
CTGGTCCGCGTCGACGTCAACGGCGCGAACGCAACGAAGGGCGACCAATGGCCGATGAACGCGCGCATCCGCGAAGTGGAGGAAGGCCCCGACGGCGCGATCTGGTTGCTGGAGGATGGCGGCGACTCGCAGGGCCGCCTGCTCAAGCTGGAGCGCGCGAAGTGAGCGCCGCCCGCTGGTTGGCAGCCGCGGCGCTGCTCGCCCTGACCGCGTGCGGCGGCAGCGACGGCAATGGCGCGGTCGTCGCGCCGACGCCGACGCCGAGCCCGTCGCCAAGCCCGTCGCCCTCACCGACCTCCAGCCCGACGCCCGCGCCGCCGATCACCGCGGTGCAGTCGACGGTGGTTGCCAGCTTCGACAGCCCTTGGGCGATGACCTTCCTGCCCGACGGGCGCATGCTGGTGACGGAGAAGGCCGGCACCCTGCGCATCGCCACCACCGCCGGGCTCAAGTCCGCGCCGCTTGGCGGCGTGCCCGCCGTGCGCAACCAGGAACAGGGCGGACTGCTGGACGTGGCGCTGCATCCCGGCTTCGCCACCAACCGCTTGGTGTATCTGAGCTACGCCGAGCCGCAGGGCGGCATCAGCGGGCTGGCGATCGCGCGCGGCACGCTGACCGAGGATGCCGGCGGCGCCCGCCTGGCCAATGTCACGGTGATCTGGCGCCAGACGCCCAAGGTCTCCGACCCCGGCCAATATGGCGGCCGCATGGCGTTCGGGCCCGACGGCAAGCTGTACGTCACTGCCGGCGATCGGCGGGCGATCAACCAGGTGCAGAGCAACGCCAC
Encoded here:
- a CDS encoding PQQ-dependent sugar dehydrogenase; amino-acid sequence: MSAARWLAAAALLALTACGGSDGNGAVVAPTPTPSPSPSPSPSPTSSPTPAPPITAVQSTVVASFDSPWAMTFLPDGRMLVTEKAGTLRIATTAGLKSAPLGGVPAVRNQEQGGLLDVALHPGFATNRLVYLSYAEPQGGISGLAIARGTLTEDAGGARLANVTVIWRQTPKVSDPGQYGGRMAFGPDGKLYVTAGDRRAINQVQSNATTIGKVVRLNDDGTPASGNPFAGTAGALAEIWTLGHRNPYGLAFDAAGRLWESEMGPAGGDELNLITAGRNYGWPNVSNGNNYDGSNIPDHSPGDGYEAPVVSWSPVIAPGGMIIYTGDLFAAWKGDAILAGLVGQGLIRVDLDGTSGREAQRIGLGQRIREVEQGPDGAIWVLEDNANGRLIRLVPR